In the Candidatus Binatia bacterium genome, GATTCGCGCGCTGGCGGCGCGCGCTCCGAAAGTCAACAGCGACGACAATATGTTCGTCGAACTCACCGCCCCCCGCGCTTTGTACGCGGATCCCACCGGGCCGGAGAACTGGGAAGCGATCGATGCGCACGCTTCAGAGCTTGCCGAGTTTTGGCTCCGCTCGCTCCCTGAGGCGGATAGTTCCGCCATGGCGGAGCTGGCATTGGCTTACTTGCGACGGGAAGCGGCCGCGCAGGCTGAGGCGCTGGTCCAGAGAGAGCAGCAGGGCAGAGGCAAGGAACTGGCCCGTGCTGTGCGTGCCCAACTGGATTTCGAGCAACAGGAGGCAAGTGCAGCAGCCCTCGACCGCCTGGTGACGGAGCTCAGGCAGGTTGTGTCCGCGTTCCCGGATTCGTACGCCATGCGTTACCTGCTGGCGCAAGCAGAGTACGACTCGCAAAACCACACGCGCGCGTTGTCGCAAGTAGACAAGGGACTCCAACGCCGCCCAGAAGACTTACGGTTGCGGCGGCTGCGTCTGCGAATCCTCCTGGCACTCGGGTGGGCAAACGAAGCCTGGAAAGAGGCGCAAGAGCTGCTGCCCTCGCCGCTGAAGGAGCGAGACATCGAACTTTATTGGGACGCCGCACAAGCTGCAGCAGCGAGCGGGCAGGTGAACGAAGCCATCCGGCTTACGGAAATTTATCTCGACTACCATCCCGACTCACCGGAGCAGTGGAGCTTCCTGGCCGCGCAGTACAACGCATCCGGGCAGCCGCAGGCGGCGGCGCGCGCCCGCAGCAACGCCGAACAAGCGAAACGCAACACGATTCTTAGTTTGCACATGCAAGCGCGGAGAACAGCGCTCGCTGGCGACCAGACGGGAGCACTTGCGCTACTACGGAACGTGTTGCTGTTCGACCCCAGCTACACCCGAGCGCGACATGACTTGGAAGCGCTCGAACGCGGGGACGCCCTTTCATGGTGAGTCTGCTGCCTGTGGGCTGACGGGCACGGGCTCGGCCGGGAAGTAGGCATACACGCGCGTCCCTTGCCCGAGGGTGCTCTCAATGCGCAACGCACCGCCGTGTGCTTGCAAGATATGCTTGACGATCGCGAGCCCGAGGCCGGTGCCACCCAATTCTCGCGAACGGGCGCGATCGACGCGATAAAACCGCTCCGTTAGCCGTGGGAGATCGCGACTTGGAATCCCGATGCCCGTATCGGCCACACAAAGTTCGATCCAACTCCCCTCGGGATTCGGAGGGCGCAAATGCGTGCCGCAAGCCAAGTTTGTGGGGGTTGCGCGTACGCTGACGCTCCCCCCTTCCGGGGTGTACTTGATGGCGTTGTCGACCAAGTTCACCAACACTTGCTCCACCCTGTCCGCGTCGCCGATCAGTGCCGGCAAGTACGACGGAAGTTCTGCGCGGAGTTCGATGTTCTTCGCACGCGCCAGCGGGGCGAGCTCCTCCAGCAGCCGCGACACCAGGTCGACCGCATTTACCGCAGCCATCTGCAACGGCGCCTTGCCCAATTCAAGGTTCGACAAGACCAAGAGGTCGTCGACCAGGCGGCTCAAGCGCTCGGCATGTCGCTCGATCACAGTCAGGAACGCTCGGGTTTGCTCGCGATTCTGCAATGCGCCTGCAAGTAACGTTTCTGCATACCCGCGGATCGAGGTGAGCGGAGTACGAAGTTCGTGGGAGACGTTGGCAATAAAGT is a window encoding:
- a CDS encoding ATP-binding protein, producing the protein MWGTLCVVLVSTCILAGTVGLWVVRQRLRELRDTIDGLSEAGAKTATGIIPTTSALFGDVERAVFALANRYHRRFAQAEEERALLAATLSSMHEGVLVLDAEGEVRLCNEEAQRCFGAGAPLVGKPLVAVARQPELVALVRQASATHSAAEAEIPLPNERVLQVRVAPVVRPTASEMLLLVVARDVTETKRLEMARRDFIANVSHELRTPLTSIRGYAETLLAGALQNREQTRAFLTVIERHAERLSRLVDDLLVLSNLELGKAPLQMAAVNAVDLVSRLLEELAPLARAKNIELRAELPSYLPALIGDADRVEQVLVNLVDNAIKYTPEGGSVSVRATPTNLACGTHLRPPNPEGSWIELCVADTGIGIPSRDLPRLTERFYRVDRARSRELGGTGLGLAIVKHILQAHGGALRIESTLGQGTRVYAYFPAEPVPVSPQAADSP